From a single Synergistales bacterium genomic region:
- the rarD gene encoding EamA family transporter RarD, which produces MMLLEQSKRGGWKMIEEHREQRTGFIVALTTFVAWGFLAMYWKFLQEVPPLQILAHRIVWSMLFLVLCLLVSRRLGEVWAALRQRATIVLLVFSSVAISVNWLTYIIGVNSDRLLEVSMGYYINPLVNVFFGFVIFHDRLRPVQWCAIALAAAGVGYRVATFGAVPWVAFILAGSFGTYGVLRKLARVAAIPGLSIETVILTVPAAGYLAWAHANGQGAMGGLGADIDLLLVGSALATALPLLGFTYGARRLSLVTLGLLQYLAPTIHFILGLWVFGEPFGTTQLVMFVCIWTALTVYTAEGILHRRRLALEGEAALVEEISKDGGA; this is translated from the coding sequence ATGATGCTGCTGGAGCAATCCAAAAGGGGCGGGTGGAAGATGATCGAGGAGCATCGCGAACAACGGACCGGTTTCATTGTGGCGCTGACCACATTTGTCGCCTGGGGATTTCTGGCCATGTACTGGAAGTTCCTGCAGGAGGTGCCGCCGCTGCAGATCCTGGCCCACAGGATTGTCTGGAGCATGCTCTTTCTCGTCCTCTGTCTGCTTGTCTCACGCAGACTGGGGGAGGTATGGGCGGCGCTCAGACAGAGGGCGACCATCGTCCTGCTGGTCTTCAGCAGTGTGGCCATCAGCGTCAACTGGCTCACCTACATCATCGGCGTCAACTCCGACCGGCTGCTGGAGGTGAGCATGGGGTACTACATCAATCCGCTGGTGAACGTCTTCTTCGGGTTTGTCATCTTCCACGACCGCCTGCGGCCCGTCCAGTGGTGCGCCATCGCCCTGGCTGCGGCGGGGGTGGGCTACCGGGTGGCCACCTTCGGGGCCGTCCCCTGGGTGGCCTTCATCCTGGCGGGGAGCTTCGGGACCTACGGGGTGCTGCGCAAACTGGCCCGGGTGGCGGCGATCCCCGGGCTCTCCATCGAAACGGTGATCCTCACCGTGCCGGCGGCGGGCTATCTGGCCTGGGCCCATGCCAACGGGCAGGGCGCCATGGGGGGGCTCGGCGCCGATATCGACCTGCTGCTGGTCGGTTCCGCGCTGGCCACGGCGCTGCCCCTGCTGGGGTTCACCTACGGGGCGCGCCGGCTCAGCCTGGTGACCCTGGGCCTGCTGCAGTATCTGGCCCCGACGATCCATTTCATCCTGGGGCTCTGGGTCTTCGGCGAGCCCTTCGGGACCACCCAGCTGGTCATGTTTGTCTGTATCTGGACGGCCCTGACGGTCTACACCGCCGAGGGGATCCTCCACCGCCGGCGTCTCGCCCTGGAGGGGGAGGCGGCGCTGGTGGAGGAGATCTCGAAGGATGGGGGTGCCTAG